A genomic region of Terriglobales bacterium contains the following coding sequences:
- a CDS encoding response regulator transcription factor, translated as MDDHTLFRQGVRRLLESESDFEVVGEAPDAGEAVEKARDLRPDIVLMDIGMPGLSSFEAARHIRKNRPETKVLFLTMYEDEDYLVQCLEVGAAGYVLKDTPAPQLVTAVRDVYRGGKYLSSQVLGKLVEDFRARVRDARMRPRISTLTPREREILKLLAEGNSVKEIAVLLGLSVKTVEAHKFNLMRKLDIHNKAQLVTYAIQKKIIKIPVNQ; from the coding sequence GTGGATGATCACACATTGTTCCGGCAGGGCGTTCGTCGCCTGCTGGAAAGCGAAAGCGACTTTGAGGTGGTTGGCGAAGCGCCCGACGCGGGCGAAGCGGTGGAGAAGGCGCGCGATCTGCGCCCCGACATCGTGCTCATGGACATCGGCATGCCCGGCCTCTCGTCATTCGAAGCGGCGCGCCACATCCGCAAGAACCGGCCCGAAACCAAGGTCCTGTTCCTCACCATGTACGAAGACGAGGACTACCTCGTCCAGTGCCTCGAAGTCGGCGCCGCCGGCTACGTGCTCAAGGACACGCCCGCGCCGCAGTTGGTCACCGCCGTGCGCGACGTCTACCGCGGCGGCAAATACCTCAGCTCGCAGGTGCTCGGCAAACTTGTCGAAGACTTCCGCGCGCGCGTGCGCGATGCGCGCATGCGTCCGCGGATTTCGACCCTCACTCCCCGTGAGCGCGAAATCCTCAAGCTGCTCGCCGAAGGCAATTCGGTGAAGGAAATCGCCGTGCTGCTGGGCCTGAGCGTGAAGACCGTGGAAGCGCACAAGTTCAACCTGATGCGCAAGCTCGACATCCACAACAAGGCGCAGCTGGTGACTTACGCCATCCAGAAGAAGATCATCAAGATTCCCGTGAACCAGTAA